The region AGGGTTCTTTAATTTCTGCTATTTCAGCATATAAGCGTTTCCAACGTACAATATCGTAAGTGGTTTCGGCAACAAAAGCCCGGTCACGACTTCCCCAGCGTTTATCGCGTTTTAATAATTGTTGAACAACTTTGTCGGCATAAATTCCATCGTTAAAAATTTGCATTAATCCGTCTACTACCGCAAAGCATAAATTTCTATGTAATCGCATTTTGTGTATTTAAGGCAACAAAGGTAAGTTTAATTAATTATTTTTAGCTAAAATTTTAATAAATGAGACTAATAACGAGCCTTTTACTTTTTATTTTCATGACTTCTTGTAATCAAGAGGTTAAAAAAACGCTTAAAACGTATACATCTGTGTCCGTACAAGATATTTATAACGACTCTATAAGTGTGCGTGCCATAGAATTAATGGGGGACGGTACATTGGCGTTTGCGGCTAATAATGGTGCTTATGGATTGTATTTTCCAAAAAAACAACAATGGGCTACTGGGACTCAAATTTACGACACTATCCCTTTGCATTTTAGAGCAGTTGCACATACCACTAACGATTTTTTTATGTTGAGTATTGAGAGCCCAGCTTTGTTATATAAAACAGGAGACGATGGCTCTATGAAACTAGTTTACAAAGAAGAAGGCGAAGACGTTTTTTATGATGCCATGACGTTTTGGAATGACAAAGAAGGTATAGCGGTAGGCGATAGTGTAAATGGATGCTTATCAATTATTATTACTAGAGATGGAGGGGAAACTTGGAATAAACTATCTTGTGAACAGCTTCCTAGAGCAATTGAAGGTGAAGGCGCTTTTGCTGCTAGCAATACTAATATAAAAGTCTTAGGTGATAAAGCTTGGATTGCTACTAACAATGGTATCATATATTTTACTGCAAATAAGGGCGTGTCTTGGGTCGCTATAGATACACCTATGAAAAACTCTGAAGTTACACAAGGCATTTACTCTATTGATTTTTATGATGAGTTTAATGGTTTTGCAATTGGTGGTGATTATACAAAACCAGATATAAACACTAATAATAAAATGAAAACTAGTGACGGTGGTACGACTTGGCAATTAGTAGCTAATGGAGAAGAGCCTGGTTACAAAAGTTGTGTACAATACATTCCAAATCAAGATGCCAAAAGTTTAGTTGCTGTTAGTTTTAAAGGCATAGCTATTTCAAATGACGGAGGTTTAACTTGGACACCTATTAGCGATGAAGCTTTTTACACTATCCGATTTGTAAACGATTCTACGGCATACGCTGCTGGAAAAGGACGTATTTCTAAATTAGTATTTACAGAATAAACATTTACACACATGTATTTAATGTGATTTCTAATAGATAAATATGATATAAATCATTAATTATAATACAAAGACCCTATATTTTTGACTCGTTTTTTATCTAATATGTTCTTGATATAAAAAGAGATATAAAATTAGTTTAAAAATAATTTTAATGCTATGAGGTGTAAATTCAAATGATTTAGGATTTAAATATTTCATTAAATTTGCGCCTTATATAAAGTATAGAGGGAAAATGGTTGTTGTGTTTTCACAACATTAAAAGGGAATTCGGTGAAAATCCGAAACTGTCCCGCAGCTGTAAGCTCAATACCGAAGCCTAAAATATGGCCACTGTTTATTAAGAATGGGAAGGCCGGGTGGAGGGAGTAAGTCAGAATACCTGCCATTTTCTAGTAATTCATATAGCTTTCGGGGATAAAAGCTGGGATTAGAATCTTACCATTCTACTCAATAAGAGTACCATAGTTTTGCTATGGCACTCACCTCGTTTGCATAAAATTATAAGAGGTGAGTTTGTTTAAAACGTTTTATTATAAAGTTTGTATAGGGTGTTTACTTATGGTACTGCCTAGTACTGCCTTGTGTCAAGATTTAGATTCCGTATCTACAACAACTTTAAAAGAAGTTGTATTAAAGTACAACACTACGCAACACCTAACACATATATCTCCGGTTCCTGTACAAACTTTAAATAGTGAAACATTAACCCAGTTAAATAGTTTAAGTGTAGCAGATGCTATACGTTTTTTTAGTGGCGTACAGCTTAAGGATTATGGCGGAGTTGGCGGTTTAAAAACAGTTAATATTAGAAGTATGGGGTCGCAGCACACCGCTGTATTTTATGATGGTGTGCGGTTAGGGAATGCTCAAAACGGACAAGTAGATTTGGGTAAATATTCCTTGAATAATATGGAACAAGTTAGTCTCTACCAGGGACAACGTACAGATTTAGAGCAATCGGCAAAGGGGTATGCTTCTGCTAATAGCATTTATTTAAAATCGAAAGCACCAACATTTTCTTTACATAAAAATTATGAAGCCGAAGCCACTGTAAAAACAGGTTCTTTTGGGCTAATGAACCCCTCTCTTGGTTTAGATTATAAACTAAATGATAAAATATCTGCACGATTAAATGCAGAAATGGTGTCTGCAGATGGCGAATATAAGTTTCAATATACCAACGGTAGTTACGACACTACTGCAATTCGGAAAAATGCCGACATTAAATCTTATCGTGTAGAAGCGGCTTTATATGGTAAACCATCACACAACAGTAGTTGGCATGTTAAATACTATCATTTTGATTCCGAACGTGGTTTGCCTGGCGCTATTGTGGCAAATGTTTTTAGTAGACCACAACGTCTTTGGGACCAAAGTAATTTTATACAAGGCGAATTTAAACAACATGTAAGTGAAGCTTATTCTTATATAATTCGGGCTAAGTATGCCAGTGATCATACCCGATATTTAGACCCTGAAATTGTATCTCTAGATGGGATTTTAGATAATAAATATTTTCAGAAAACATATTATACTTCAGTCGTAAATACCGTTAAACTAAAACCTTTTTGGAACGTCTCTTTAGCATCAGATTTTGAAGAAAGTACACTCGATGCCAATCTTTATCGTTTTGCCTACCCTAAACGTTTTTCTATGCTAAATGCATTTGCAAGTAACCTGTATTTTAAACGGTTTAATGTGCAATTAAGTGTATTAAGTACAACTGTTAACGAAACTGTCGAAGCTTATGACTCTGCCGATGATTTTGAAGCGTTTACTCCATCTTTTATGGTAAACGTACAACCCTTTAAAACTTCGGATTTTAGACTTAGAGCTTTTTATAAAAAGATTTTTAGAATGCCCACATTTAACGATTTGTATTACACATTTGTTGGAAATACTTATTTAGATCCAGAATATTCAGAACAGATTAATTTAGGGTTTTCATTTCAACACTCTAAACAAAAATCGTTTTTTGAATTTCAAGCCGATGTCTATAAAATCTGGATAACCGATAAAATAGTAGCAGTACCAGGGACAAATCTGTTTCGATGGACCATGCTAAATTTAGATGAGGTTGAAACTACAGGTGTCGAGCTAGGATTTAAATCTGCAATAAAATTATCACATCAATTTAATATTACTACTACTCTAAATTATACGTATCAAGAAGCCATAGATGTCACACCTAATAGTAACACAAATGGCGATCAGATTCCGTATATCCCTTTACATAGCGGAAGTGCAACGGCCATGGCTACTTATAAAGCTTTTAAACTTAACTATAGTTTTATTTACACTGGAGGGCGTTACAGCCAAAAAGCCAATATAAATTCTAATTATTTAGAGCCTTGGTATACACACGACTTGTCTGCAAATTATACGTTAGGTGTGTTAAATACTAAAGTGATGTTAGGGGTAGAAGTAAATAATCTTTTAGATCAGCAGTATGCTGTAATAAAAAACTTCCCTATGCCTGGACGTTCTTACAGACTCACACTCAATTTTAAACTTTAAATTTTTAAACCATACTTATGAAAAAACAAGTACTCATTTTAGCGTCGCTTTTATTCTTTTTGTCTTGTCGATCAGACGATCCAATTACAACAGACGATGACACACAACAACCTACAGAACCCGATACGGAGAATGTTTTAAAAGGGTTTTATGTTTTAAATGAAGGTAATATGTCTATGAATAAAGCATCTTTAGATTATATGGATTTTGAAACTGGCGAGTATACCCACGATCGTTTTGCTGCAGCGAATCCTTTAGAAGTAGGAGGATTGGGAGATGTTGGTAATGATATCGGAATTTATGGATCTAAAATGTACGTGGTTATAAATGCTTCAAATAAAGTTGAAGTTTTAGATGTGGCAACGGGCGAAAAACTTAAACAAATAGATGTAAATAATTGTAGGTATATCACGTTTTATAACGGGAAAGCCTATTTAAGTACTTACTTGGGAGAAATTGGCGATTATAGTGCCACGCAAGGACAAGTACACGAAATAGATACAACGAGTTTAAGCGTTACCCGTAAAGTAGATGTTGGCCGCCAGCCAGAAGAATTAGTAGCTTATAATAATAAAATTTATGTAGCTAATTCTGGAGGTTATAGTCCGCCAGATTACGAATCTACTATTTCGGTAATAGATATTGAAAGTTTTACAGAAATAAATCGTATTGAAGTTGCTATTAATTTACACCGTTTAAAAATTGATAGTGAAGGCGATTTATATGTGTCGTCTCGTGGTGATTATTTTGAAACTCCTTCAAAATTATATGTTGTAGATACAGCTACAGACACTGTAAAAACAGAGTTTGATTTGGCTGTTAGCAATCTTACTATTTATAATGATATCGCTTATATTTTTAGCACAGCCTTTAATTATTTTACAGGTGAAAATGTGATTTCTTACAATACGCTAGATACCACAACCGAAACCATTTTAGAGGGGTCTTTTCTTGCCGAAGGTAATTCAGATTTAATTCAGATTCCATATGGAATAGCCATAAATCCAGAGACAGAAGATATTTATATCACCGATGCAAAAGATTATGTGTCGCCTGGAGATTTGTATTGTTTTGACTCAGAAGGAGAGTTTAAGTGGAAAGTAGTCACCGGAGATATTCCATCCAAAATTCAATTTGTATATCAACCAGAATAATTAATATAGAAGTAGAAAATGAAAAATTTAAATTATTTTACAACAAACAAAATTGCATTTTTAATTGGCTGTACGGCTTTGTGTTTATCATGCTCGTCTGACGATGATCCTATTTTAGCACCAGAAATAGAATTATCTGTTGCAGAACAAAATGTTGAAATGACCATGGGTGAAACCAAGTCTTTTGAAGCTTTTAATTTAAACGACGATGAATATATTACAGCTTGGACTATAGGTGATAGCTTAGTGTCTTCTGAAACGTCTTACAATTTTACTCCAGAAACTTCAGGGGCGTACGCGTTAAGTTACCATGCCTATAATGAGAGTGGAGATTATACCTTTAATTATAATATAACTGTAGAGGCTTACATACGCCCAACGACTTCTTCAAGTACGGCTTATGTATCAGAAATAATAGATTATGTCCCTGCTCCAGGACAATACATTAATACAGATTTAGGAAATGATAGAGGAGCAGCGACTGTTGTAGGAGGCAGTAGCGGTTTAGTTAGTTTAGGAGCTTGGGGAGGTTCTATAACATTAGGGTTTGATCATACCATTTTAAATACTGCAGATGCTACAGATTTTATTGTGTATGGTAATGCTTTTTCAAGTGCTGCAGAGCCAGGAATTATTTGGGTTATGCAAGATGAAAATGCTAATGGTGTTGCTGATGATACTTGGTATGAAATTAAAGGAAGTGGACACGATTTAGACGGCACAAGTCGTAATTATAGTGTTACCTATTTTAAGCCAGCAACAGATGATGATGATGATGTGTTTTGGGAAGATAGCGAAGGGGCTACAGGAGTTGTGAAAAAGAATTCATTTCGAACACAAGGCTATTATCCAGCATGGATTACAGCAGATTCTTACACCGTTTCTGGAACACTATTATCTGATGAAAATGTAGATTTAAGTAATCCTTCTTTTGTGAAAAGTTTAGCATTTGAATATGGTTATGCAGACAATACAAGTGGAGGAGATGCAATAGATATTTCGGATGCAATTGATGACGCAGGAAATACTGTATCGTTAAGCGGAATTGACTTTGTAAAAATTCAAACTGGTGTGCAAGCCGATTTAGGATGGCTAGGTGAATTATCCACAGAAGTAAAAGGAGTAGCAGATTTAAGTTTGTTAGAATAATAAAAACTGAAATTATAAAACAGGCATTCCAAATTAATTTGGAATGCCTGTTTTAATTTTAAGTCTACATGACCTTCTGAGCCAAATATTTTTGTACTTCGTACACATTTATACTTTTGTTAAACTTTTTACTTACAGACGGCAAGTTTTCACTAGAAATCCAGATTTTTAATTCGGCATCTAAATCAAATGTCCCAGCAGTTTCTAAAGAAAATCTAGAAATGCTCTTATAAGGCATAGATTTATATTCCTGTTTACTACCTGTTAAACCTTGAACGTCTATTAAAATTAATCGCTTATTGGTAAACATAAATGTGTCTCGTAAAAGTTTAAATCCTAACTCTACATGTTCACCTTCTACGAGTAGTCTCCCGTATTTGGCATTTAATTGTTCTGGAGAAACTTCTGAAGCATTTCCTAATATTTTATTGAATATTCCCATAGTTTAATGTTCTGTTTTAAAATTTATAGATGGTCTTATAATCTAAGTATCCTTCAAAATATATTTTTATAAGGGTTAAACTATACATTTTAACCTAGTATTACAGCCAAATTTTTTATAAAATTTAGAATAAAAATAAAATTAAAAGCCTTTAAAAATGAATATGATTAAAATTTAAATCAATTCCTGAAGGACTTATAAAACAAGATAAAACCGT is a window of Formosa sediminum DNA encoding:
- a CDS encoding YncE family protein — its product is MKKQVLILASLLFFLSCRSDDPITTDDDTQQPTEPDTENVLKGFYVLNEGNMSMNKASLDYMDFETGEYTHDRFAAANPLEVGGLGDVGNDIGIYGSKMYVVINASNKVEVLDVATGEKLKQIDVNNCRYITFYNGKAYLSTYLGEIGDYSATQGQVHEIDTTSLSVTRKVDVGRQPEELVAYNNKIYVANSGGYSPPDYESTISVIDIESFTEINRIEVAINLHRLKIDSEGDLYVSSRGDYFETPSKLYVVDTATDTVKTEFDLAVSNLTIYNDIAYIFSTAFNYFTGENVISYNTLDTTTETILEGSFLAEGNSDLIQIPYGIAINPETEDIYITDAKDYVSPGDLYCFDSEGEFKWKVVTGDIPSKIQFVYQPE
- a CDS encoding WD40/YVTN/BNR-like repeat-containing protein, with amino-acid sequence MRLITSLLLFIFMTSCNQEVKKTLKTYTSVSVQDIYNDSISVRAIELMGDGTLAFAANNGAYGLYFPKKQQWATGTQIYDTIPLHFRAVAHTTNDFFMLSIESPALLYKTGDDGSMKLVYKEEGEDVFYDAMTFWNDKEGIAVGDSVNGCLSIIITRDGGETWNKLSCEQLPRAIEGEGAFAASNTNIKVLGDKAWIATNNGIIYFTANKGVSWVAIDTPMKNSEVTQGIYSIDFYDEFNGFAIGGDYTKPDINTNNKMKTSDGGTTWQLVANGEEPGYKSCVQYIPNQDAKSLVAVSFKGIAISNDGGLTWTPISDEAFYTIRFVNDSTAYAAGKGRISKLVFTE
- a CDS encoding TonB-dependent receptor plug domain-containing protein, yielding MSLFKTFYYKVCIGCLLMVLPSTALCQDLDSVSTTTLKEVVLKYNTTQHLTHISPVPVQTLNSETLTQLNSLSVADAIRFFSGVQLKDYGGVGGLKTVNIRSMGSQHTAVFYDGVRLGNAQNGQVDLGKYSLNNMEQVSLYQGQRTDLEQSAKGYASANSIYLKSKAPTFSLHKNYEAEATVKTGSFGLMNPSLGLDYKLNDKISARLNAEMVSADGEYKFQYTNGSYDTTAIRKNADIKSYRVEAALYGKPSHNSSWHVKYYHFDSERGLPGAIVANVFSRPQRLWDQSNFIQGEFKQHVSEAYSYIIRAKYASDHTRYLDPEIVSLDGILDNKYFQKTYYTSVVNTVKLKPFWNVSLASDFEESTLDANLYRFAYPKRFSMLNAFASNLYFKRFNVQLSVLSTTVNETVEAYDSADDFEAFTPSFMVNVQPFKTSDFRLRAFYKKIFRMPTFNDLYYTFVGNTYLDPEYSEQINLGFSFQHSKQKSFFEFQADVYKIWITDKIVAVPGTNLFRWTMLNLDEVETTGVELGFKSAIKLSHQFNITTTLNYTYQEAIDVTPNSNTNGDQIPYIPLHSGSATAMATYKAFKLNYSFIYTGGRYSQKANINSNYLEPWYTHDLSANYTLGVLNTKVMLGVEVNNLLDQQYAVIKNFPMPGRSYRLTLNFKL
- a CDS encoding PH domain-containing protein, translated to MGIFNKILGNASEVSPEQLNAKYGRLLVEGEHVELGFKLLRDTFMFTNKRLILIDVQGLTGSKQEYKSMPYKSISRFSLETAGTFDLDAELKIWISSENLPSVSKKFNKSINVYEVQKYLAQKVM
- a CDS encoding cell surface protein, giving the protein MKNLNYFTTNKIAFLIGCTALCLSCSSDDDPILAPEIELSVAEQNVEMTMGETKSFEAFNLNDDEYITAWTIGDSLVSSETSYNFTPETSGAYALSYHAYNESGDYTFNYNITVEAYIRPTTSSSTAYVSEIIDYVPAPGQYINTDLGNDRGAATVVGGSSGLVSLGAWGGSITLGFDHTILNTADATDFIVYGNAFSSAAEPGIIWVMQDENANGVADDTWYEIKGSGHDLDGTSRNYSVTYFKPATDDDDDVFWEDSEGATGVVKKNSFRTQGYYPAWITADSYTVSGTLLSDENVDLSNPSFVKSLAFEYGYADNTSGGDAIDISDAIDDAGNTVSLSGIDFVKIQTGVQADLGWLGELSTEVKGVADLSLLE